The nucleotide sequence GCTTCAATATATACTTCCCGCGCAAACCTAAAAACTCTTGTTTTAGCTGGTGATAAGCCCGGGGGTCAGTTAATGCTTACTACAGAAGTAGATAACTATCCTGGCTTTCCTGAGGGCATTATGGGGCCTGATTTGATGTTAAATATGCGAAAGCAGGCAGAACGCTTTGGAGCTGAGATTAAGGATGAAGTAGTAACAGAGGTAAACATCAAGACCTTTAAGCTTAAAACGGCCAAAGGAAAATACGAGGCCAAAGCAGTGATTATTGCTACAGGGGCAGACACCAAATGGTTAGGAGTTCCTGGAGAACAAGAGCTTATTGGTCGCGGAGTATCCTCTTGCGCTCCATGTGATGCTTTTTTCTTCAAAGAAAAACAAGTTATCGTGGTTGGTGGTGGAGATTCAGCAATGGAAGAGGCATTGGTATTAACTAAGTTTGCAAGCGCGGTAACGATTATTCACCGCAAAGCTAAGTTTCGCGCTTCGAAGATTATGCAGGATAAGGTACTCACCCACCCCAAGATTAAGATTATCTGGAATAGTGAGGTAGTTAAAGTGTTGGGTGAACAGAAAGTAGAAGGAGTTGAGCTGAAAATAGATGGCAAAGAAACAGAACTGAAAATAGATGGAGTATTTGTAGC is from Candidatus Roizmanbacteria bacterium CG_4_9_14_0_2_um_filter_38_17 and encodes:
- the trxB gene encoding thioredoxin-disulfide reductase, encoding MYDVVIIGGGPSGLTASIYTSRANLKTLVLAGDKPGGQLMLTTEVDNYPGFPEGIMGPDLMLNMRKQAERFGAEIKDEVVTEVNIKTFKLKTAKGKYEAKAVIIATGADTKWLGVPGEQELIGRGVSSCAPCDAFFFKEKQVIVVGGGDSAMEEALVLTKFASAVTIIHRKAKFRASKIMQDKVLTHPKIKIIWNSEVVKVLGEQKVEGVELKIDGKETELKIDGVFVAVGHIPNTNIFKDKLELDEKGFLKIFPGSKTSVEGVFVAGDVHDHTYKQAITAAGFGCMAAMDAEKWLEK